One window of Aliarcobacter lanthieri genomic DNA carries:
- a CDS encoding methyl-accepting chemotaxis protein, protein MSNSKKLLLTMFFNIAALVFIITVSFTIANKNINNLIKKDLETIGSSIYSLSSIFIKNGSKAYENKEFKDAINSIKIGKSGYVYFIDETGKIVIHPSIEGQNLANLDFIQKILSDKNSGIIEYYTDVTNQDKIIFYKYIPEWKVWLVPGINKDDYVKDIYFEFFYKIVILGIILIIIQIFVFFITSRGITKNINNFILYFKEFLNFVTYKQNKIEKRDIKGNCEFSKMSKQINDVIDEFDGKYKDDMRVIGESILTFDKLKKGVFRCRIKSTTSNPMINTLKNTINEALDDLEKYMKDIENILMSYTNNNYKSRIDISKELIDESRLLKVMKSVNILGDTLSSQSKQNLDNGNILDNNSKVLKSSIEKLTTKLLEQTNSLEFTTQAVDKISNITKNNTQNALQMSSLGEIVKKSVEDGYNLTNQTNLSMDEINSKVLAINEAISIIDQISFQTNILSLNAAVEAATAGEAGKGFAVVAQEVRSLANKSSEAANDIKNLVDIANLKANEGKEISNKMKEGYKNLFSNITQTLEIIQNVSSAANEQMRGIEEVNQAIITLEKISKENEEETIQVNNITKEVSEMAFEVLEEAKNKIF, encoded by the coding sequence ATGTCTAATAGTAAAAAACTTCTTTTAACTATGTTCTTTAACATAGCTGCTCTTGTTTTTATTATCACTGTTTCATTTACAATTGCTAATAAAAATATAAATAATCTCATTAAAAAAGATTTAGAAACTATTGGATCATCCATATATAGTCTTAGTTCAATTTTTATAAAGAATGGCTCAAAAGCATATGAAAACAAAGAATTTAAAGATGCAATAAATAGCATAAAAATTGGAAAAAGTGGTTATGTTTATTTTATTGATGAAACTGGGAAAATAGTAATACATCCAAGTATTGAAGGACAAAATTTAGCAAACTTAGATTTTATACAAAAGATTTTATCAGATAAAAATAGCGGTATTATTGAATACTATACTGATGTAACCAATCAAGATAAAATAATTTTCTATAAATATATTCCAGAATGGAAAGTATGGCTTGTTCCAGGGATTAATAAAGATGATTATGTAAAAGATATATATTTTGAATTTTTTTATAAAATAGTTATTTTAGGAATTATTTTAATCATTATTCAAATATTTGTATTCTTCATAACATCAAGAGGAATTACAAAAAATATAAATAATTTTATACTTTACTTTAAAGAGTTTTTAAATTTTGTTACTTATAAACAAAATAAAATTGAAAAAAGAGATATTAAAGGTAATTGTGAATTTTCTAAAATGTCAAAACAGATAAATGATGTAATAGATGAATTTGATGGAAAATATAAAGATGATATGAGAGTAATTGGAGAAAGTATTTTAACTTTTGATAAGTTAAAAAAAGGTGTGTTTAGATGTAGAATCAAATCAACTACATCAAATCCTATGATAAATACTCTAAAAAATACTATAAATGAAGCTTTAGATGATTTAGAAAAATATATGAAAGATATTGAAAATATTTTAATGTCATATACAAATAACAATTATAAAAGTAGAATAGATATATCAAAAGAATTAATTGACGAATCAAGACTTTTAAAAGTTATGAAAAGTGTTAATATTTTAGGAGATACTCTATCTTCTCAATCAAAACAAAATCTTGATAATGGAAATATTTTAGATAATAACTCAAAAGTTTTAAAATCATCTATAGAAAAACTTACAACAAAACTTTTAGAACAAACCAATAGTTTAGAATTTACAACTCAAGCAGTTGATAAAATTTCAAATATTACAAAAAACAATACTCAAAATGCTTTGCAAATGAGCTCTTTAGGTGAAATTGTAAAAAAATCTGTTGAGGATGGATATAATCTTACAAATCAAACAAACCTTTCAATGGATGAAATAAACTCAAAAGTTTTAGCAATAAATGAAGCTATTTCTATAATTGACCAAATATCATTTCAAACAAATATTCTTTCTTTAAATGCTGCAGTAGAAGCAGCAACAGCTGGAGAAGCAGGAAAAGGATTTGCAGTGGTGGCACAAGAAGTAAGAAGTTTAGCAAACAAAAGTTCTGAAGCTGCAAATGATATAAAAAATCTAGTAGATATTGCAAATTTAAAAGCAAATGAAGGAAAAGAAATTTCTAATAAAATGAAAGAAGGATATAAAAACTTATTTTCAAATATTACACAAACACTAGAAATTATTCAAAATGTAAGTAGTGCAGCGAATGAGCAAATGAGAGGAATAGAAGAAGTAAATCAAGCAATAATTACTCTAGAAAAAATATCGAAAGAGAATGAAGAAGAAACTATCCAAGTAAATAATATTACAAAGGAAGTATCAGAAATGGCATTTGAAGTGTTAGAAGAAGCAAAAAATAAAATCTTTTAG
- a CDS encoding PAS domain-containing protein, with protein sequence MSQKEKILDDYIFLVSETDEKGIIKFANQDFCKMAEYSLDELLGQPHSIVRHKDMPKIAFKSLWDTVKKGEIWTGYVKNATKNGEFYWVFATVYPFVSCDGKNGYLSCRRKASKEEIESISKTYEIWLRDENK encoded by the coding sequence ATGAGTCAAAAAGAAAAAATTTTAGATGATTATATATTTTTAGTTAGTGAAACAGATGAGAAAGGTATTATAAAATTTGCAAATCAAGATTTTTGTAAAATGGCTGAATATTCTTTAGATGAACTTTTAGGACAACCTCATAGTATAGTAAGACATAAAGATATGCCAAAAATTGCATTTAAATCTTTATGGGATACAGTAAAAAAAGGTGAAATTTGGACTGGATATGTAAAGAATGCTACTAAAAATGGTGAATTTTATTGGGTATTTGCAACAGTTTATCCTTTTGTATCTTGTGATGGGAAAAATGGATATTTATCTTGTAGAAGGAAAGCATCAAAAGAAGAAATAGAAAGTATCTCAAAAACATATGAAATTTGGCTAAGAGATGAAAATAAATAG
- the def gene encoding peptide deformylase gives MIREIITYPNKLLRTKSENVVKFDEELHTLLDDMYETMMNANGVGLAAIQVAIPLNVLIINIPNEEDIQDKAELIEAVNPVITHKDGVQIYKEGCLSVPEYYEEVKRAKHIIVEYYNRFGEKQTMECEDFLAVAWQHEMEHLTGHLFIENLSFTKRQKFEKEYKNRKKSKR, from the coding sequence ATGATTAGAGAAATTATTACATATCCAAATAAATTACTTCGAACAAAATCTGAAAATGTTGTGAAGTTTGATGAAGAACTTCATACTCTTTTAGATGATATGTATGAAACTATGATGAACGCAAATGGAGTAGGACTTGCAGCTATTCAAGTTGCAATTCCTCTTAATGTTTTGATTATAAATATTCCAAATGAGGAAGATATTCAAGATAAAGCTGAATTAATAGAAGCTGTTAATCCAGTAATTACTCATAAAGATGGAGTTCAAATATATAAAGAGGGTTGTCTTAGTGTTCCCGAGTATTATGAAGAAGTTAAAAGAGCAAAACATATAATTGTTGAATATTACAATAGATTTGGAGAAAAACAAACTATGGAATGTGAAGACTTTTTAGCAGTAGCTTGGCAACATGAAATGGAACATCTAACTGGACATCTTTTTATAGAGAATTTGTCTTTCACTAAAAGACAAAAATTTGAAAAAGAGTATAAAAATAGAAAAAAATCTAAAAGATAA
- the clpP gene encoding ATP-dependent Clp endopeptidase proteolytic subunit ClpP has protein sequence MSYIPYVVEKTGRGERSYDIYSRLLKDRIIMLSGEINDAVASTVVAQLLFLEAEDPDKDIYLYINSPGGVVTSGMSIFDTMNYIKPDVCTICIGQAASMGAFLLSSGAKGKRYSLPNSRIMIHQPLGGARGQATDIQIQAKEIQRLKDTLNGILAEQTGQDVSTIEKDTDRDNFMSAEEACKYGLIDEVISKHK, from the coding sequence ATGAGTTATATACCTTATGTAGTTGAAAAAACTGGGCGTGGTGAGAGAAGTTATGATATTTATTCAAGACTTTTAAAAGATAGAATCATCATGTTAAGTGGAGAGATAAATGATGCTGTTGCTTCAACAGTTGTAGCTCAACTTCTATTTTTAGAAGCTGAAGATCCAGATAAAGACATTTATCTATATATCAACTCTCCAGGTGGAGTAGTAACAAGTGGTATGTCAATTTTTGACACTATGAATTATATAAAACCTGATGTTTGTACTATTTGTATAGGACAAGCTGCATCTATGGGTGCATTTTTATTATCTAGTGGAGCAAAAGGTAAAAGATACTCTTTACCAAACTCTAGAATTATGATTCACCAACCTTTAGGTGGTGCTAGAGGACAAGCAACAGATATTCAAATTCAAGCTAAAGAGATACAAAGATTAAAAGATACTTTAAATGGTATTTTAGCAGAGCAAACAGGACAAGATGTTTCTACTATTGAAAAAGATACAGATAGAGACAATTTTATGAGTGCAGAAGAAGCTTGCAAATATGGGCTTATTGATGAAGTGATCTCAAAACACAAATAA
- the tig gene encoding trigger factor, with product MEFKANRVDEANVEIAATLSKELIEKNLDKVAQQAAKTMNIQGFRKGKVPVNVVKQRYADKLLEDAQGEAVRKVLNEGLKQLDIKNSDLIGEPSITKFDKKDNGTVELEISVACKPQIDLGDYKSLVPAVKDIEVGIEKIDARLTEIAGQSAPLAKIARKRAVKDGDYAVIDFEGFVDDVAFEGGKAEKYPLHIGSGSFIPGFEEQVIGMKYEEEKDVIVTFPKEYQAKDLAGKEAVFKVTLHEIQEKAAPELNDEFAQKMLPNEKDVTIDTLREKIKEQMVAQEKATYYREEVKPTFLESLVEKINFALPKTVVEQEVNFALNNRIRTMSEEEINELKEDASKVEKIREELKTDASNSVKATFIIDALAKAENVDVTDQEVTQVLYFEALQMGQNPQNVIKQYQEAGYLPAIKMSMIEEKVTSKLFDEKLGK from the coding sequence ATGGAATTTAAAGCAAATAGAGTTGATGAAGCAAATGTTGAAATAGCAGCAACACTTTCAAAAGAGTTAATTGAAAAGAACTTAGATAAAGTGGCTCAACAAGCTGCTAAAACTATGAATATTCAAGGATTCAGAAAAGGTAAAGTTCCTGTTAATGTTGTAAAACAAAGATATGCAGATAAACTTTTAGAAGATGCACAGGGTGAAGCTGTTAGAAAAGTTTTAAATGAAGGTTTAAAACAATTAGATATTAAAAATAGTGATTTAATTGGTGAACCAAGTATTACTAAATTTGACAAAAAAGACAATGGTACTGTTGAATTAGAAATATCTGTAGCTTGCAAACCACAAATTGATTTAGGAGATTACAAATCTTTAGTTCCTGCTGTTAAAGATATTGAAGTTGGAATAGAAAAAATTGATGCAAGATTAACTGAAATTGCAGGTCAATCAGCACCTTTAGCAAAAATTGCTAGAAAAAGAGCTGTAAAAGATGGAGATTATGCAGTAATTGATTTTGAAGGTTTTGTTGATGATGTAGCATTTGAAGGTGGAAAAGCTGAAAAATATCCTTTACACATTGGTTCGGGTTCTTTTATTCCAGGATTTGAAGAACAAGTTATTGGGATGAAATACGAAGAAGAAAAAGATGTTATTGTAACTTTCCCAAAAGAGTACCAAGCAAAAGATTTAGCTGGTAAAGAGGCTGTATTTAAAGTAACTTTACATGAAATTCAAGAAAAAGCTGCTCCTGAATTAAATGATGAATTTGCACAAAAAATGTTACCAAATGAAAAAGATGTGACAATTGATACTTTAAGAGAAAAAATTAAAGAGCAAATGGTAGCACAAGAAAAAGCTACATACTATAGAGAAGAAGTTAAACCAACTTTCTTAGAATCTTTAGTTGAAAAAATCAATTTTGCTTTACCAAAAACAGTAGTTGAACAAGAAGTAAATTTTGCTTTAAATAATAGAATTAGAACAATGAGTGAAGAAGAAATCAATGAATTAAAAGAAGATGCTTCTAAAGTTGAAAAAATAAGAGAAGAATTAAAAACTGATGCATCAAATTCAGTAAAAGCTACATTTATTATTGATGCTTTAGCAAAAGCTGAAAATGTTGATGTAACTGATCAAGAAGTTACACAGGTTTTATATTTTGAAGCATTACAAATGGGACAAAACCCACAAAATGTAATAAAACAATATCAAGAAGCTGGTTACCTACCTGCTATAAAAATGTCAATGATTGAAGAAAAAGTTACTTCAAAATTATTTGATGAAAAATTAGGAAAATAA
- the ppk2 gene encoding polyphosphate kinase 2 encodes MNLNEFELTVHNGLYISKDEHPTFGKKFIARFQYDKKRYVKVLGYSKRDNLTLNKAIDLIENFKSSVMKSKEPIKVVPKMQKETPKKPVNDKLKEIQEENKYLKSLLGDYKKLDSQVLNEGVQKIYDLQSLKPYQIELIKLQDWLEKENKRMIIIFEGRDASGKGGAIRRITRYMNNKHYRVVALGKPTETQRNQWFLQRYIEHFPTGGEIVLFDRSWYNRAMVEPIFGFCTQEEHEIFMEDIVNFEQDLVRQGMILIKLYFSVSKEEQKRRFDRRINDPLRHWKFSEVDMQAQDLWDEFSEKKYEMLRRTTSRSAPWHIVRSDDKHLARLEAMKIILNSVDYDGRNYSLNFEANENINISVQKELLQMRKTKDY; translated from the coding sequence ATGAATTTGAATGAATTTGAATTAACAGTGCATAATGGCTTATATATATCAAAGGATGAACACCCTACATTTGGTAAAAAATTTATAGCAAGATTTCAATATGATAAAAAACGATATGTAAAAGTTTTAGGATATTCAAAAAGAGATAATCTTACTTTAAATAAAGCCATAGATCTTATTGAAAATTTTAAATCATCTGTTATGAAAAGTAAAGAACCAATAAAAGTTGTACCAAAAATGCAGAAAGAAACTCCTAAGAAACCAGTAAATGATAAATTAAAAGAGATACAAGAAGAAAATAAATATCTTAAATCTTTATTGGGAGATTATAAAAAATTAGATAGTCAAGTTTTAAATGAAGGAGTACAAAAAATCTATGATTTACAGAGTTTAAAACCTTATCAAATTGAATTAATAAAACTTCAAGATTGGCTTGAAAAAGAAAATAAAAGAATGATAATTATTTTTGAAGGAAGAGATGCGTCTGGAAAAGGTGGTGCAATAAGAAGAATTACAAGATATATGAATAATAAACACTACCGTGTTGTAGCACTTGGAAAACCAACTGAAACACAAAGAAATCAATGGTTTTTACAAAGATATATTGAACATTTTCCAACTGGAGGAGAGATAGTTTTATTTGATAGGTCTTGGTATAATAGAGCTATGGTTGAACCAATTTTTGGATTTTGTACACAAGAAGAACATGAAATATTTATGGAAGATATTGTAAATTTTGAGCAAGACTTAGTAAGACAAGGAATGATTTTAATAAAACTTTATTTCTCTGTTTCAAAAGAAGAGCAAAAAAGAAGATTTGATAGAAGAATAAATGATCCACTAAGACATTGGAAATTTTCAGAAGTTGATATGCAAGCACAAGATTTATGGGATGAATTTTCTGAGAAAAAATATGAAATGCTTAGAAGAACAACATCAAGAAGTGCTCCTTGGCATATTGTAAGAAGTGATGATAAACACTTAGCTAGACTTGAAGCTATGAAAATTATTTTAAATTCTGTTGATTATGATGGAAGAAATTACTCACTTAATTTTGAAGCAAATGAGAATATAAATATTTCTGTTCAAAAAGAACTTCTTCAGATGAGAAAAACGAAAGATTATTAA
- the ppk2 gene encoding polyphosphate kinase 2 — MGHDRGLIKQTFEDKDVIDTEENIEHGQDKKRKKGELKEEIQDGEQKVQIWIKKETLEYQKRLTKLQIELLKLQNYVKAKGLKVLIIFEGRDAAGKGGTIKRITEHLNPRGARIVALEKPSDTERTQWYFQRYTQHLPSAGEIVLFDRSWYNRGGVEPVMGFCTKQEHEQFLRDVPEFEKMLVESGIILLKFYFSVSKKEQERRFKKRETDPLKQHKLSPIDKESQKLWDKYTAAKYSMLMASHTQLTPWTIVKSDNKKKARINCIRHILNSISYDKKTDEDIFVIDKKIIIGGALELENMQLDKLS, encoded by the coding sequence ATGGGACATGATAGAGGTTTAATTAAACAAACATTTGAAGACAAAGATGTTATTGATACAGAAGAAAATATTGAACATGGTCAAGATAAAAAACGAAAAAAAGGTGAATTAAAAGAAGAAATTCAAGATGGAGAACAAAAAGTTCAGATCTGGATAAAAAAAGAGACTTTAGAATATCAAAAAAGACTTACAAAACTTCAAATTGAACTTTTAAAACTTCAAAATTATGTTAAAGCAAAAGGGCTTAAAGTTCTAATAATTTTTGAAGGTAGAGATGCTGCTGGGAAAGGTGGAACTATAAAAAGAATCACTGAACATTTAAATCCAAGAGGGGCAAGAATTGTAGCTTTGGAAAAACCTAGTGATACAGAAAGAACACAATGGTATTTTCAAAGATATACTCAACATTTACCTAGTGCTGGAGAGATAGTTTTATTTGATAGAAGCTGGTACAATAGAGGTGGAGTTGAACCAGTGATGGGATTTTGTACAAAACAAGAACATGAACAATTTTTAAGAGATGTTCCAGAATTTGAAAAAATGCTTGTAGAATCAGGAATTATTTTATTGAAATTTTATTTTTCAGTATCAAAAAAAGAGCAAGAAAGAAGATTTAAAAAAAGAGAAACAGATCCTTTAAAACAGCATAAATTATCTCCAATAGATAAAGAGTCTCAAAAATTGTGGGATAAATATACAGCTGCAAAATACTCTATGCTTATGGCATCTCATACACAACTTACACCATGGACAATAGTAAAAAGTGATAATAAAAAGAAAGCTAGAATAAATTGTATTAGACATATTTTGAATTCTATAAGTTATGATAAAAAAACAGATGAAGATATATTTGTAATTGATAAAAAGATAATTATTGGTGGGGCTTTAGAGCTTGAAAATATGCAATTAGATAAATTATCTTAA
- the nspC gene encoding carboxynorspermidine decarboxylase: MKNQILSSLEELPSPSFVCEEELLEKNLKLLKYVQDETGINILLALKGFAMHSTFDLCKQYLKGCCASGLHEAILAKEEFGLEVHTYSPAFKDEEIDEIVSISNHLVFNSFSQLKRFKDRAYGKVSLGIRLNPEYSSVEVDLYNPCSPFSRMGTTKANFDDTQLKYLDGFHFHALCEQNVDALEGALKSFEDKFSQYFDRLKWVNFGGGHHITRADYDVERLIKLLKDFKSRYPHLKVYMEPGEAVGWQTGYLVATILDIIDNGMKLAILDTSAEAHMPDTLAMPYRAMIRNSGIANEKKYTYRFGGNTCLSGDIIGDYSFDEELKVGNKIILEDMIHYTMVKTTTFNGIKLPSIVIKSKDGSYKVIKNFGYEDYKMRLS, encoded by the coding sequence ATGAAAAATCAAATTCTAAGTTCTTTAGAAGAATTACCAAGCCCATCATTTGTTTGTGAAGAAGAGTTACTTGAAAAGAATTTAAAACTTTTAAAATATGTACAAGATGAAACAGGTATTAATATACTTTTAGCATTAAAAGGTTTTGCTATGCATTCTACATTTGACTTATGTAAACAATACCTAAAAGGTTGTTGTGCTTCAGGACTTCACGAGGCAATTTTGGCAAAAGAAGAATTTGGTTTAGAAGTTCATACTTATAGTCCAGCTTTTAAAGATGAAGAGATAGATGAAATTGTTTCTATATCAAATCATCTTGTTTTCAATTCTTTTAGTCAATTAAAAAGGTTTAAAGATAGAGCTTATGGAAAAGTATCTTTAGGAATTAGATTAAATCCTGAATATTCAAGTGTTGAAGTAGATTTATACAATCCTTGTTCTCCATTTTCTAGAATGGGAACAACAAAAGCTAATTTTGATGATACTCAACTTAAATATTTAGATGGTTTTCATTTTCATGCACTTTGTGAGCAAAATGTAGATGCCTTAGAAGGCGCATTAAAAAGCTTTGAAGATAAATTCTCACAATATTTTGATAGATTAAAATGGGTTAATTTTGGTGGAGGGCACCATATTACTAGAGCAGATTATGATGTAGAAAGGTTGATAAAACTTTTGAAAGATTTTAAATCTAGGTATCCACACTTAAAAGTTTATATGGAGCCTGGAGAAGCGGTTGGATGGCAGACTGGATATTTAGTAGCTACTATCCTTGATATTATAGATAATGGTATGAAATTAGCTATTTTAGATACAAGTGCAGAAGCTCATATGCCAGATACTTTAGCTATGCCATATCGTGCAATGATACGAAATAGTGGAATTGCAAATGAGAAAAAATATACTTATAGATTTGGTGGAAATACTTGTTTGTCTGGAGATATTATTGGAGATTACTCTTTTGATGAAGAGCTAAAAGTTGGAAATAAAATAATTTTAGAAGATATGATTCACTATACAATGGTTAAAACAACAACATTTAATGGTATAAAATTACCATCAATAGTTATAAAATCTAAAGATGGAAGTTATAAAGTTATAAAAAACTTTGGATATGAAGATTATAAAATGAGACTTTCATAA
- a CDS encoding saccharopine dehydrogenase family protein has translation MIKKGILIIGAGGVSRVATVKCAMNIDTFEKITLASRTVSKCETIAEDILKNQGVKIDIAQVDADSVDDLVKLIEKVNPKLVLNVALPYQDLTIMDACTKCKVDYVDTANYEHPDEAKFEYKEQWARNKQFKDAGIMGLLGSGFDPGVTGVFCAYAQQNLFDEIHTIDIMDCNAGDHGYKFATNFNPEINLREVSANGRYWENGEWIETKPLEIRVDHDYPEIGVKASYLLYHEELESLAKNIKGLKRIRFFMTFGDSYIQHMNCLQNVGMLGIEPVEHKGVMITPIEFLTTLLPDPASLGPRTVGQTNIGCIIEGIKYGKLRKVYIYNVCDHQECYKETGAQAVSYTTGVPAMIGSKLLYKGIWKNTGVFNIEEFDAKPFMDELMTQGLPWKIIEL, from the coding sequence ATGATTAAAAAAGGTATTTTAATAATTGGTGCTGGTGGTGTAAGTAGGGTAGCCACTGTAAAATGTGCAATGAATATTGACACTTTTGAAAAAATAACTTTAGCTTCAAGAACAGTTTCAAAATGTGAAACAATAGCAGAAGATATTCTAAAAAATCAAGGCGTAAAGATTGATATTGCACAAGTAGATGCTGATAGTGTAGATGATTTAGTAAAATTAATAGAAAAAGTAAATCCAAAATTAGTTTTAAATGTTGCTTTACCATATCAAGATTTAACTATTATGGATGCGTGTACGAAATGTAAAGTTGATTATGTAGATACTGCGAATTATGAACATCCAGATGAAGCAAAATTTGAATATAAAGAGCAATGGGCAAGAAATAAGCAGTTTAAAGATGCTGGAATTATGGGACTTCTAGGTTCAGGATTTGATCCAGGGGTTACTGGTGTATTTTGTGCTTATGCTCAACAAAACTTATTTGATGAAATTCATACAATAGATATTATGGATTGTAATGCAGGTGACCATGGATATAAGTTTGCTACAAATTTTAATCCAGAAATAAACCTTAGAGAAGTTTCTGCAAATGGTAGATATTGGGAAAATGGAGAATGGATAGAAACAAAACCACTAGAAATAAGAGTTGATCATGACTATCCAGAAATTGGAGTAAAAGCTTCATATTTGTTGTATCATGAAGAATTAGAATCATTAGCTAAAAATATTAAAGGATTAAAAAGAATTAGATTTTTTATGACTTTTGGAGATAGTTATATTCAACATATGAATTGCTTACAAAATGTTGGAATGTTGGGAATTGAACCAGTAGAACATAAAGGGGTAATGATTACTCCAATTGAATTTTTAACTACATTATTACCAGACCCCGCAAGTTTAGGACCAAGAACAGTAGGGCAAACAAATATTGGTTGTATTATAGAAGGTATTAAATATGGAAAACTGAGAAAAGTTTATATTTATAATGTTTGCGATCATCAAGAATGTTATAAAGAAACAGGAGCACAAGCAGTAAGCTATACAACGGGAGTTCCAGCTATGATTGGGAGTAAGCTTTTGTATAAAGGTATTTGGAAAAATACAGGAGTATTTAATATAGAAGAGTTTGATGCAAAACCATTTATGGATGAGTTGATGACACAAGGTCTTCCTTGGAAAATTATTGAGCTATAA
- a CDS encoding ComEA family DNA-binding protein produces the protein MKKLIAIFMLSSSFLFAINLQTATKEELMGIKGIGEKKAEQILEYRKVNSIKSPEDLRNIKGFGDSIINNIKNDVEVKGLSNKKDENEVKDSKEKESKQDNKSKKESENKK, from the coding sequence ATGAAAAAGCTTATAGCTATATTTATGTTAAGTAGTTCTTTTTTGTTTGCTATTAACTTACAAACAGCAACAAAGGAAGAACTTATGGGGATAAAAGGAATAGGTGAGAAAAAAGCTGAACAAATATTAGAATATAGAAAGGTCAATAGTATCAAATCTCCAGAAGATTTGAGGAATATTAAAGGATTTGGAGATTCTATTATTAATAATATAAAAAATGATGTGGAAGTTAAAGGTTTATCAAATAAAAAAGATGAAAATGAAGTAAAAGATTCTAAAGAAAAAGAATCAAAACAAGATAATAAATCTAAAAAAGAGAGTGAAAACAAGAAATAA